The Bradysia coprophila strain Holo2 unplaced genomic scaffold, BU_Bcop_v1 contig_297, whole genome shotgun sequence DNA window GGTCACATTTTTCTggggaaaataaaattctcaaagaTTCGAAAAGCGTACACTAAAACGTCTCACGTCTCAAAAGGCaatttcaaaaaggattcgaTCAATAGAATGTCTTAGAACAGTGTCGAGTCGAAGATGTGGATCCACAACTTCGTACTTTTGTTAACGGCGACTGAAAGTTTCGAAGCTTCGACTAactgatttaaaaaattggttaATTTCGGagtcgaacaattttttgcttagaattcGAGTTAGAATTATGCTttactttgattaaaaataacttgtctGGATACCCTATTATGATTTGATGATCATAGTTTCAAGAATTCGATTAAAGAATTCTAAGGACGAATTGTTTCTGCCGTTATTGTGAAGCAATAGTCTAATGTAGACGATCGTTTCTGGATTTTTAAGATCTTTTCGTCAACATTCTACGGTATAATTTTGGCCTTCGAcaatcaataattttcaataaaaatctagaGAATTTGGAAAACGTCAGGATAAAGGAATTGGACCGAGACAAGTTGCTATTCTTCTTGCAATGCTCTTTCTCTCCCACTCTCTCTGGCACCGAACTGCGAGAGATGGCATTGCCTGACTTCGTACTAACTTCAAGAAGAATTTCTAGTCTCGGTCCAGTTCATCTTTTCTGacgtttttaaaattctctagATTTTTATGGGCAAATTATAAGGAACAAAAACTCGAGTAAAAATCCATAAATGACCTCATTTCAGACCCCGAAtcatgaaatggatttttgttgCTCATGCTCTTAATAGACGTATAGCGAAATGTCGATGATAATTGAATCATTTATGAatcatttcaatgaaatcgGAGAAATTGTTTGCTTATCAAAGCAATTGTTTTCCCATTGAAGCAATTGTTTCCTCTACTCTGTTTTCTAATAACGAgccaatttcttaaaaaaacgaaaaatcctCACCTCATTACGTCTAATATTCCGTGGAAGTCTGTTGGGATTTTCAGAATTGCATTGTCAATGTATTGCTGCTTGCGCTTCTTCGATTATGGCACTCGCACCAACTAACCCAACTCGGTCACTTTACACAAAATTATAAGTGAACAGCAACTATAAATCCAGGTTCGGGgtatcatttttccatttttttgtcatcCTTGCTGTGCAATCTTCATTGAAATGGATGGGATATTGGGacgaaaatgtatgcgagATAGGGAGGAAATACCAAAAATCCGAATACAATCTGGACAGCCCCTCTGTCCTTTTATTTTGCCCAATTCATCTACGAAACATCTTTACGGATCCGTTGACATTGAAGCATAATTAAACTGTACATCACTTTCATCCATCGATATTTCGCTACCTTCCGGTGACCTTTCAGCAGCTCGTGGCGGCATACTTGCTCGGCAGTTTTCGATGGCTTTTAGTAAGGACAATCCTTCGGCTTTCgtctggaaaaaaattggtttgtctCGGCTTTAAAAACACGAACATTCATGGGTCCCAAAGAACACTCACCTCATCGTATTCGATGCATTTGTACGCGAAAAATGTGGCTCTCTCATGGTTCTTGATGCTCTCATAATAGTTACTCAAGGTTTTGAACGCCCGGCACAACGACGCCTTATCCGGAATCGTTTTCTCATCTTCACAGTAACTTAAATACGCCGGCACAGCGCTTTCGATGTCGTCCATACTATTGTACAAATCGGCTAGACGTAACATGGCAGTACCTTCGATGTCTCCGACATTGCAGGCGCGTTGGTAGCACTTCAGGGCGTTTGCATTTTTATCCAACTTTGCGTACATCTCACCCAATGCGACCAGCATGCGACTATCGTACGGTCGAAACTGTTGTGCCATTTTGTAGTAGTAGAGGCTGTAGTAGggcattttcaaaatttcgtaCGCTTGACCCAGTCCATACCAAGCTCGATACTCGCGTCGATTTACCTCTGATTTTGATAGAAGAGAAATTGGTTGGTTTTTAAACACAGGCCGGATTGCATTAGTGGCTTCTATAGACTTACCAACCGCTTTACGGTAACTCTGAATGGCCGCGTTcgtatttttcatttccataaattCGTGTCCCATCAATGTCCATGCGGACAGGTAATTTGGATCCAGCTTCAGTGCCCGCTGGAAGTACACGACTGCCTTATTGTGTTCGGcccgaatgctgtaataattTCCGATGACCGTACACGTTTCCGGTCTATATTTATTGATTTCGACCGCCTTGTGTGCCAGAAAAGCCATTTCCCGTTTCAGATCCTTCACAAACAGTAAATTCGAGTAGGTGTCCAGTGTGTCCAGACGATACGGATCGATTTCTTGCAGTTCTCGGAAAATCGTCAGTGCTTGCTCGACATCTGAAAATCACGACAGAGACAAGATCAATGAATCATCGAATTGCACACTGCGAATTTGTGGTATGCTCACTCCTGTTGTTATGGTGAGCGATCGCGATCTGAGATTGAATATAGACATTCTTCACGAAACCGGACTTCTGCAGCTGATCGTAGATCTTCAAGCCTTCGTCGTTCAGAAACAAGTCGATGTACGTGTGAGCGATGAAAATGTTCTTCATCCAATGGTTGGGCAAATTGAGATTGGCCAATTTGTCGCGATCCGAAATCAACGGCACCAATTCCACCCAGGAACTCCACAGCACCGGTTCGGCGTGCACCGATTCCAGCAGAACCGTGATGGCTAAATCGTTAAGATccaattttttcagcacaaCCCCATACAAATACAACAGGTACGCGTCCATCGATCGTTGACTGTATCTTGCCTTCAGTACGGTCAACAATTCACCCAATTCTTTGATGCAACCTGTTTGATTCATGTGACTCGTATCCGTTAAATTGTCCAATCGTTTCTTCTCCTTCGACATGTATGTGGCGTACAAGTGCAGGAACTTCGGCACAGCCGATTCACAATTTTGCGTGAAATATGCCGACCGGTCGTACTCCTGTACATCGAAGAACGTCTTTGCCAGCATATAATCGTCGAATTCGTTGTCGGCTATGCCGAACGTTGTGTCTTGGAAACATTGAGACGGTGATATTCGTTCCGTGGTTGACAGACCGTGATTCATGCCGGCTAACCATTTTGCACTGTGGACGAGGCCACGTTTTGTACACTCAGCAATGCCACGGTAAATGTCTCTCTTTACATCGGACGGTTTAATTGATGCAATTTCATCCATGGGTAAATGTTTTGTGCAATGTTTTGAGCTTGAGAAAGTAACATTCAAAAGtgttgttttcgaaaatatgttTGACAGGTCGATGTACTAGAAggagaagaaatatttttttcgttgttgaaaCAATAGTAGAATATGTCGCTAACTTATTTTCTGGACAACAGATGTCGCTGCTATACCAAGAATTTCGATATTGCATAAAGGTCCCGTTTCCTGTTTGGTATACAGTGTTTTCTCATCATTGAATGACATTGAAGATGATTCGTTGCTTGAATCAATGCCTGGCACCAGACTATAATTTAAATAAGCGACGTGCTCGGCACAATCTCTCATATGAAATAAGTTTTCAATGCTGCAGCATTTATGGTATAATGCCTGGTGTTGAGAAAACCGTATCTTACTGGCTATTACACTTTTAGATACGGTAGTCATCTGTAGCAATCACATCGttcaatctgttacttcttatTTCTAAAATAGCGAAtaatgtttgatacaaaatcttctacttcatttacTGAAACATACATACATAAGACTGCATGGACCGTACTGTATGTTGTCGCTTATTTTTGCCGTTGCTGTCGTTAGCAGATGATTTTCCTATCCCCTTAGATCATTTCGtactgagggattcttttgaaaatccacctatcaaaatcggacccacttcgtctgggatggatatatacatggtttgaaaggtctttgccagtagacctcaaaacaggcctcacacagtctcgagccacacctgattgctggtggaagatctccgaagttggaaaaatagtgttttctatccgaattttttggccgttataaataatcgttccgggtgagagtgggctcgttggaaagctgagcttaagtactttcgggtcatgcatagtttgattagattcattgatttatgtttccaaaaatttgcaagaaaaattttctaaatctGTTTGAACTTTAGaaaggtctgggctggtactgatgacgcttaatgtgaacctaatatgctagtcgtaacatagCTTACGTAGCTTTCCGTTTGTACCTCATTtccagtgctggtgattgccgacataacagaattttatgttagtacaaccgctactcgtaaaactcgccagcaatcaccagcactgcaaatgaggtatcgatggaaagcttagacaatgcgtgttacgactagcacgttaggttcacattaagcgtcatcagtaccagcccagacctgtttaaagttcacacagattttgaaaatttttattgtaaatttttggaaacatatatcaatgaatctaatcaaactaggcatgacccgaaagtacgtaagctcagctttccaacgagcccactctcaacCGAAACGATCATTTtaaacggccaaaaaattcggataaaaatcactattttttttttactaaattcCACCAGCAatcaggtgtggctcgagactgtgtgaggcctgttttgaggtctactggcaaagacctatcaaaccatgtatatatccatcccagacgaaatgggtccgattttgataggtggattttcaaaagaataccTCACTTGATCtttagtcaaaataaaaataaaaaaccacGTACGTAATCATTACGTCGTAATGTGTGTTACGCGATTAGACAATTTAAATGCATATTTCATATGAGCGAAGCGCCATTTACAGTACCAACACGTAAAATAACTTACTTAATTTCTTGTTAAATGGCTATGGCTCATGGTTTGTGTGAATACTTCACTCGCCCTCGGCTTGTTCCGCAACTACAATTGCCAGAACAACcgaagtgcactttaccgcaCGATATTTCGCGCACAAACTTCAGAAGCTCCCAAGTTTAGCTATTATCATTATCACATATATCACATATATATCATCACTTCTCACTTATATCTCTAGTGTAAGTAAAGTCCACTTTACGGTAGAGCAAGCGAACTTTCAGGCAATCGATATATGAAACTAGAACTGTAAAGTGGCATCTTCGTTATTGGTGTCGTAAACTAGGTTCTCGACCACGTCTCGAACCATCCACTTCGAACCAAGATACCACTTTACAGTTCTAGCTATATTATCAGCTGATCCACTAATACAAACAAATGTTcatatacgtctttatacggttctACCACTGCCGCGCCATGTAACTGTTCGATTCgctataaaaatgtttaaacgtATTCGTTATAAAAAAGTataagttttgtttgtaagAGCTGGAAAACAGATGTCAATTTCATTTGTAAACTTTTCCATCCATAGAAGTATACTACCTCCATCTAACCAATTAGACTCACTAGATATTTTCGGAAACAGGGCTGCCGCGGGCGGTCTACAATGCCTCCTATTTTAGGAACTTAAAGTAggaattaagagtgatatcgccaaaacttgaaccaatttgaaaacaagggttcggcgatccgggcGAGCTATAGcgcgttggattcgtctttcaattctagacaATACGTATCTTTTCCTTTTTGCTATTAATTGTGTACTTTTGGtgtaaattggtaaaattcaaGGCACATGTCATAGGGTagggaaaacacttttttagtaTTAACTCGAGGTAgacgattttttaaaagttgaaatgttgtgcGAATGTGCGCCTCTAAAAGACCTATCATTAGAGTATAGGCACGAGTCGGTGCCACTGTACGTTCGGGAGTAAACAATGAAAGTATGGTCGATTTTCGCACAGTACTGCTGGCCTGCAACAGAACATTTCCGTGAAACCGactatggggtgttgtagctggacacACTCACTATCATCCCACGTAAACTAAAcctcagaaaaattgtgttgcattCCAGGAAGTTGCACGAAGTAAAGAGTTGCCCAAacttaaccaattttttcataGTTTCGAGTTCAACGAACGGCGTTAAAGTCTGATTGTGATCAAAAATTGTCCTTAAGTTATGCTATTTGCATTTAGTGATCATATCATGAGTCTAGGAACGAACAATGCCATTAATCTTTGTCTACACTCAGCTAGAGTGGCTTTTTTCCGTATgtctaaaaatttcaattttaaaccgCCTCAAAATATGGTATTAATTAGCTGAttccaaaaatatgttttttctaatttttggaatcattttagtgatccggaaaaatcgtcaaagtttgtatgtaaaaaaatttttcccatatatttccatacaaactttgacgatttttccggatcactaaaatgattccaaaaattagaaaaaacatatttttggaaTCAGCTAATTAATACCATATTTTGAGGcggtttgaaattgaaattttcagacatacgaaaaaaaaccacTCTGGTATGTATAGACAAAGAATAATGGCATTGTTCGTTCCTGGCCTCATGATATGATCACTAAATGCAAATAGCATAACTTAAGGATAATTTTTGATCACAATCAGACTTTAACGCCGTTCGTTGAACTCGAAACtatgaaaaaattggttaagtTTGGGCAACTCTTTACTTCGTGCAACTTCCTGGaatgcaacacaatttttctgaggTTTAGTTTACGTGGGATGATAGTGAGTgtgtccagctacaacaccccatagtCGGTTTCACGGAAATGTTCTGTTGCAGGCCAGCAGTACTGTGCGAAAATCGACCATACTTTCATTGTTTACTCCCGAACGTACAGTGGCACCGACTCGTGCCTATACTCTAATGATAGGTCTTTTAGAGGCGCACATTCgcacaacatttcaacttttaaaaaatcgtcTACCTCGAGTTAAtactaaaaaagtgttttccctACCCTATGACATGTGCCTgcattttaccaatttacaCCAAAAGTACACAATTAATAGCAAAAAGGAAAAGATACATATtgtctagaattgaaagacgaatccaacgcgCTATAGCTCgcccggatcgccgaaccTAAGTATTGATTTTccccaaaattggttcaagttttggcgatatcactcttaaggaAACTTCTGTTTAATTTATCTCAGACGTGTtttaatcaatgaaagtacaaaccaggtatggtctgttcatacaaaccggaggacatagagatttcatataaacaaactcacctctcatgagaggtgagtttgtttatatgaaatcgctatgtcttccgctccatacaaagtttgacattcgaccataccttgtgttgacgttcattggttttaataatttctgtttcaaaAATGGAACTGAGAATAACGTTCGCGATACAAAATGTCTACGAAATGTATGTTACTTGTACCTGTATCCTCGCCTTAAGGGTCGACATTACTTTTCAGCCCAAACTAGTCGAGAATTTTCGAGTGttttaattctcaaaaataggtTTCCATGacattttctttcgattttgcTCGATAAATCCTGCACCTTCCTACCTTCACACGAAAGCAGAGACGAACTACGCATCACCATTTCCTTTTCAAGTTCGTCGCCTTTCCTCAGTCCCTTGATGACTGATTATTGTAAACCCAAAAAATAAGTCATTTCTCCGCATACTACATAGAGAGTATATTTAAAGGCAACACTGCTACAGTTTACTTATCATTACAATCATATAATAAACGGCAGAAACACACTCAGCTTGTACAACACCGATCAATATGTAAATTGCGTCTCTGTGTGTCATGTTTATATAGGATATGCTACTGATAAcactcaatttttattttttgcacaaaagCTGTAAAAATTAAGCTTCTTCCGCCCATAAAAGACTAAACTAATCAGTCGAagataattaaaaatgttccaAGTAATAAAACATTACAAACGTAAATACGGTTGGCAATGATTACCAGCCGTGCTgcgtaattttcattttccttttactcaAACTCAACTTTTTGTTAATGCGTAGACCAAAGCGAACGAAAAAGcttttcaaaatgtaaatgGAATGGTATACAATGTTAACAATTTTAAGCAGCTTTGCGCACaacattcaaatttgtatttgaCGTTGATAATGTTGATGTGCTGGCGCTTTTTCCAAGCTTTCCGTTGCTGGTAACCGAGAGTTGTGTCGTCACCGTGGTCTGACCCTTTGTCTTCTTTCGTCCAATTCCTACAGTTGGTTGaagagaaaattcgaaatttaattgaatttcgagACAAAATTTCAGGGATGTATACCTAGCCGTTGTTTTATTGCCTCCAGGACTTTCCTCTTACAAACAAAGATGAAGAAAACGAGCACCCCTTGGAAGATGTTGAAGAAGTCTGAAATATACCACCATTGTTCTACCTCTTGTAGCAGAGTTGCTACAATTTCCATTACCCACGTTCCTCCCATAACAacgaacaattttaaattcatcgTGTACCTGTTGAGTATTTCGATCAATTAATTCTCTGTCCGGTCTTCCAACTTCATGTACAAATTTACTTTGCTTTGTCGGCCAGAAATTTCCTTTTCTTATCTTGTAGGTCATTGTCTTTGGCGCATTGCATTGCATTGATTTCGCTTTTGATTTTGTTACAATGAATGGCAGTCAGGATGAACAGAATGGCATTGGTGAGAATGTGTAATCCAAttggaaataagaaaaatatgaaatggcCGCGCCAATTTTCGCCTATAATCAAAACACAAGTTTAATCACAAGTTCATCCCTCCTGAAACACATCCGAAATGACTCACGTGCAAACCAGCACATATTTCTCGCTCCCATTTGAGGACTCCAAATGTCCGGCACCAAATGACAATAATCCACGAAAACTGTTAATGCTGTCAATATAGTCGGAACACCCCATGCATACAGGGAGTACAGCAGAAATCTGCGCATTTCCTTTGTGCGTCTCATTCCGCGTGATGTACGAACTGACCTTGAGAAGGAGGTAAATAGATTTTAAgcttttgttattgttgtcgGTATTAACGAGCTTTCGGACGATTAATTTTTTCGGATTATTTGgagatttattttgtttacatcCGGATTCCATGATAGCCGTAGTAGTCtctaatgaaaataaataaataaataaaaacaaggtCGAGGTAATGGATGGATCAATGTGTATGGATAAAAACCAGGGGCCATTTTTGAGacacatattttcttgaattttcccagattttttttgt harbors:
- the LOC119078516 gene encoding cell division cycle protein 23 homolog, whose product is MDEIASIKPSDVKRDIYRGIAECTKRGLVHSAKWLAGMNHGLSTTERISPSQCFQDTTFGIADNEFDDYMLAKTFFDVQEYDRSAYFTQNCESAVPKFLHLYATYMSKEKKRLDNLTDTSHMNQTGCIKELGELLTVLKARYSQRSMDAYLLYLYGVVLKKLDLNDLAITVLLESVHAEPVLWSSWVELVPLISDRDKLANLNLPNHWMKNIFIAHTYIDLFLNDEGLKIYDQLQKSGFVKNVYIQSQIAIAHHNNRNVEQALTIFRELQEIDPYRLDTLDTYSNLLFVKDLKREMAFLAHKAVEINKYRPETCTVIGNYYSIRAEHNKAVVYFQRALKLDPNYLSAWTLMGHEFMEMKNTNAAIQSYRKAVEVNRREYRAWYGLGQAYEILKMPYYSLYYYKMAQQFRPYDSRMLVALGEMYAKLDKNANALKCYQRACNVGDIEGTAMLRLADLYNSMDDIESAVPAYLSYCEDEKTIPDKASLCRAFKTLSNYYESIKNHERATFFAYKCIEYDETKAEGLSLLKAIENCRASMPPRAAERSPEGSEISMDESDVQFNYASMSTDP